One window of Tenacibaculum maritimum NCIMB 2154 genomic DNA carries:
- a CDS encoding inorganic diphosphatase, whose protein sequence is MTAKERKTVDVLIEIPKGSRNKYEYDFELKKIRFDRMLFSSMMYPGDYGFIPKTLALDGDPLDVLVLGAEPTFPMCVMEVKPIGVFHMADEKGPDEKIVCVPVSDPIWNRYNDLSDLNPHRQKEITHFFQVYKDLEKKKVDIGEWGDANEAYEILDKCIERYENSDHKAKGDFTI, encoded by the coding sequence ATGACTGCAAAAGAAAGAAAGACGGTAGATGTTCTAATAGAAATACCAAAAGGAAGCAGAAATAAATACGAATATGATTTTGAATTGAAAAAAATACGTTTTGATAGAATGTTATTTTCTTCAATGATGTACCCAGGAGATTATGGTTTTATACCTAAAACATTGGCGCTAGATGGAGATCCTTTAGATGTATTAGTATTAGGAGCAGAACCAACCTTTCCAATGTGTGTAATGGAAGTAAAGCCTATTGGAGTTTTTCATATGGCTGATGAAAAAGGTCCTGATGAAAAGATAGTGTGCGTGCCTGTATCAGACCCTATTTGGAATCGTTATAATGACTTATCTGATTTAAATCCACACCGCCAAAAAGAGATCACTCACTTTTTTCAGGTGTATAAAGATTTAGAAAAGAAAAAGGTAGATATTGGAGAATGGGGAGATGCTAATGAAGCATATGAAATTCTAGATAAATGCATAGAACGTTATGAAAATAGCGATCATAAAGCAAAAGGAGATTTTACTATTTAG